Proteins encoded in a region of the Dreissena polymorpha isolate Duluth1 chromosome 6, UMN_Dpol_1.0, whole genome shotgun sequence genome:
- the LOC127834669 gene encoding F-box only protein 39-like: protein MASLEEWSDIADTALIGIFSRLSDLDRLNAACTCKNWYRLFSTSALWRWRRVKFDTASPELTAEREIKFLDKFGHCLNKLSISLGRPNFKTCMTISKAAGVYFQRMHSRNDIRLRILELEGLHMEQRWHFALSRNRLVSSLCKMIRKQKYIESIYMASARMRLVDGSRILEALAKGATGSTIKNIYMEDFFEHNVFPFRYERFVTAMSKFSSLESLNINYRYINGVMLRNMANKLNHCLKNLSLVIEGDVRGIEIPADVWTEFGEKCPGAEVGIYLCTTVVRGNDLRTTFVRGIPIGHVYLTSWSRVDETESRLAALLRHLGNLYHNSMNSFAMFFEQHERIDAGLLFLLRRCRHLEDLCVQARLSADTVIEIMKLQHQNRLALKSINLTVPGLTSDDWRRIDAEKERLLTAVPDFIYVGPTEFGSSTSGSSTDSTDDVNEDVDDGGDDVIIDDDDEVFLINANNLDVEVELERDDDADNEEEGLGFILPPRDMNNNDDDNNALE from the exons ATGGCGTCGTTAGAAGAATGGAGCGATATTGCTGATACAGCTTTAATTGGCATTTTTTCGCGTCTGTCTGACCTAGACCGTCTGAATGCTGCCTGCACGTGCAAGAACTGGTACCGGCTGTTCTCAACATCCGCTCTATGGCGGTGGAGACGCGTTAAGTTTGACACAGCGTCTCCAGAACTTACGGCGGAGCGCGAAATCAAATTCCTCGATAAGTTCGGACACTGCCTGAACAAACTATCCATTTCGTTAGGGAGACCGAATTTTAAAACCTGCATGACGATATCCAAAGCGGCGGGCGTCTACTTTCAACGCATGCACAGTCGCAACGACATCCGGCTGAGGATACTAGAACTGGAAGGTTTACACATGGAGCAACGCTGGCACTTCGCACTTTCTAGAAACCGACTCGTGTCTTCTTTATGCAAAATGATAcggaaacaaaaatatattgagtCCATTTATATGGCGAGCGCCAGAATGCGCCTTGTCGACGGATCGCGTATTTTAGAGGCGCTTGCAAAAGGCGCCACGGGTTCAACTATCAAAAACATCTATATGGAGGACTTCTTTGAGCACAACGTCTTCCCTTTCCGCTACGAGCGATTCGTGACGGCCATGTCCAAGTTTTCCTCCTTAGAAAGTTTAAACATTAATTACCGATACATTAACGGCGTCATGCTGCGAAACATGGCAAACAAATTGAACCACTGCTTGAAAAATCTTTCTCTCGTCATCGAGGGCGACGTGCGAGGTATCGAAATTCCGGCTGACGTTTGGACGGAGTTCGGGGAGAAGTGCCCCGGGGCGGAAGTCGGCATATATCTCTGCACGACGGTCGTTCGCGGTAATGACCTGCGGACGACGTTTGTCCGAGGTATTCCGATTGGACACGTGTACCTGACGTCGTGGTCAAGAGTGGACGAGACGGAGTCAAGACTGGCCGCGCTGCTTCGACATCTTGGAAATCTTTACCACAACTCTATGA ACAGTTTCGCGATGTTCTTTGAGCAGCATGAGCGCATAGACGCGGGTCTCCTCTTCCTGCTCCGTCGGTGTCGGCACCTGGAGGACCTCTGTGTGCAGGCGCGCCTGTCCGCCGACACCGTCATTGAGATCATGAAGTTGCAGCATCAGAATCGTCTAG CCCTGAAGTCCATCAACCTAACGGTGCCCGGCCTGACATCCGACGACTGGCGGCGCATTGACGCCGAAAAAGAGCGCCTACTGACCGCCGTCCCCGACTTCATCTACGTCGGCCCCACCGAGTTCGGCTCAAGCACGAGCGGCAGCAGCACGGACAGCACCGATGACGTAAACGAAGACGTAGACGACGGTGGCGATGACGTCATTatcgatgatgatgacgaagttTTCCTGATCAACGCGAATAACTTGGATGTAGAGGTAGAGCTGGAGAGAGACGATGATGCTGATAATGAGGAGGAAGGTCTGGGGTTCATCTTGCCGCCTCGTGACATGAataacaatgatgatgacaaCAATGCGTTGGAGTAG